The window TGTACAGTTAACCTGAAAGTCTATGCCACTGAATTCAGTGTTTAACTACCAAATCTATAATCGAATAAGGTGAGATTACTGATCCCATATAGTCCTCATTAAGTACACATTCCACAGCTTCAAATTTCATCGAGTGTTAATCATCTCAAAACATATTTCAACTATCATTTATAATGGAATAACAACAGACGCCTCATCCAGCGAGCAACTGCCCAAATACTTTATTTCATGCTTAATCTCAGAGTTACATCATTAGTGAGTTCATGTGTGTACCTGGTATGTAGAACAGAAAAATGGGGTAAGCAATCAGCAACAGCAAAcagcaaaatacagcagcagaaagtccaacacagtagcttcaacacctcaatccagaaatcccagcaacacggagaaaactagtaaaaatggagaagaaaaatagtccggaaatctctctttgttttctctttctagatttgaactctctctggtgttcttccactctcaatatttcagaaaatttggttctatcttttttactctctccagaatgaattctgtccctgtatatctagtgtatccagagtgtatatcgagtatataccgctctctccgcccccttctttttttcttcccctcttttttttcctctttttttgaacCCCCTACTTCCTAAATTTTCtgttctatttatagcaaaattttcgaaatttttcagatttgtttttattattattttattatttttttaattaaaagaaatctcacttacaaattacttttattttttagaaaaagaaatcccacctttatttacttttatttttaaaattccaactttaattacttttatcttatttaaaatcccactttttattttttttaaaagagaatctcactttatttaacttttctttaaaaaaacaaaccactttcttttcctttttcttttaaaaatgctactttcatttactttaaattttttaaattttcagatacctttatatttattttttaattccaaccttcttttctttttaattttttaaaatttccacaaaactttttatttttttttaattttctacattcttttaccttttaaaaaaaaaagagaattccacctatttttacttttattttttttattcaatacttccctttttcttattttttaaatcattcccgaaatatattttttttttaaataatattttcggattgtttttttataaaaaaaacaaaaaaaaatattaatagtgataattcaccttttaaactttttttgtatttttatcctataataaaaagtgtaataaagctaaaataatagtaggttaaaaccccctaaaatatttacataaaagaagtgataaaaaattaaatgttgtcaaaaattaggtgttcacaataCATATCCTCTATTTGGGCACGCTTCTCCTCGGAAGCAGCAACCTCTAAAGTCTTGGAAttcaaggctgcctccaagtTATTCACTCACTCAAGGGAGGCAGTCTCGCGCTCGGCAGCAGCAAACACGACATCCTGGACTTCAGACCGTTTATCCTTAGCTTCTTGGAATTGAAATTTTAATTGAGAAGCTTCTTGGCTAAGGGATAACACCTCCTTCTCGTTAAGCCGTAATCGGTCCTCGAGATCACTTGATTCGGCGGCCTTCGCTTCTAAAACTGGGAGGCGCGCGATGATTGTATCCCTCCCGGCCAGCAGTCGATCCCTCTCGAAATTAAACTTTTCTTTATCGAGGGTCAATTTCCAAAGGTCCTCGAAATCAAGGAAGTTGGCATGCAAAGCAAAAACCCAAATTAGATACTCTGTCATAGCAGGTCGAGAAGAAATAAGCAATAAAGAGAATAAGTATGTTACAGTTGCTGTTTGTGCATTGCATTGTttaacaaacactctcccgagagagaGTGCATCTTCTTCTTATCCTATTCTGAAGCCAacggcttcagataattagcaagttcCACCGGTCGGGACAACAGATGGTAGTTAGTAGATACCGAGAGGTTGGAACTCCTCCTCCTGGGGATCTGCAGAAGGGGAAGAATAGTTGTGCCTCAAATTCCCATGGTCTGGGGACTAGGGAGGAGGGGTATCCTCCTCCCGGGTTCTGCAGCTGGTTGGGGTGATGTAGTAGTTGCTGGTGATGAAGGTATGGCAGGCATGGAAGGAGATGAAATTGATGGTATTGTGGGATGAGAATCAACTACGGCGGAGGCAGCTCTGGTTGGTGGTTGCTCGCCAACTAAAAATAGAAGAGGCCCGCTACTCAGCCTCGTAGTATCGGGAGCAGCAACTGGGACCGAAAAGGGAGAATTGGCATTCTCTACTAAGTCAAACTCTCCCCAAAGCGCTTGGGCATCGTCCTCGGTTGGGGTTATAAGCTCTTCagattgagcattctgttgagctgatgaaggCCGTTGTCTCCTTTGTAGGGAATCCCCTTCATCACTGGCTTCCCAATCATCATTGATAACCACAGTGGTTGCGACTGGCTCGGGTGTGGCCTTCTTCACTTTCTTATTCTTCCTCTCGGCCGAAGAAGAATGCCGCccttttggttgcttgttctccgacCAGAAACTCCGAGAGGAGGCGCTTGCACAGGATACAGATCCGATGGCGCATGTTTGGGTAAGAGCCTCCTTCAGCAACCTCGCAACCTCTATGACAATCAATCAAAACATCCTCCTCATGGATGGTAACGCAGCCATGCGGGAGACATGAATCCAACAAAAAGTGAGGTTAACCAGTTTTCTTATGCACAAAGATGATATGAGGGCAAAATCGATTTTATGAGTCAACTTACCGTGATACTTGGCCCTCCATCCGTATTTGAGGGCCAACTCTTTCCACCGGCTGGTCTTAAGCGTGGTGATGTCCATAATCTTCTAAACCCAACGGTCCAAGCCTTCAACCTTTGGAGGTGTCCACTGAGCTACTGAAATAATGAAAAGAGAAGGATCATAAACGACATGAAACAGCCTTTTTAGAATAAAGACAGACTTTGAACTTACGTGTACGAGTCCAGGACTCAGGGAAGATAGAGTTATGGATGGGATGATATCCCTGGTGGCAACAACGACAAACCACTCCATCCATCCACGGTCGTTTTCGTTTTCCATGCTGGTGAACAAAGTATGGTGGTctcatttgctaaaatttattACTCCTCCACGGAAAATCTTGGGGGAGTAAAGATTCATCAGGCGAGCCAAGATGAGCAGATTCATCATGCGAGCCAAGATGAGCTCCTCCTTCGTCACCTAGCACAACCGCCATAGACATGCCACCGTTCGCCACACCAAAAAGCCTACATGTGCCAAACAAATCTGGTATTTATGGCACAACTCCAAAATCATGAGGTCAAGTCCCCCGCTTATATAAAACGCACCCAAAGTGAACGTATACGTATAAATATACCTGAAGCCCTTATTAGTGAAGATTACTCGCTCCACCAGTTCGGGAGCAATGATGTTCAGGTCATGGCAATCACATTCCTCCTTCATTGCACGAATGCTGGAAGGGCGGATAGAATAAGGATATATGCCAACAGCCTAAGTGCGAGAACTTGAAGAAGGGaacttctcttcgaagtctttggCTGTGTTGAGTTGTTTAGAGATGATGGTGCTCACCGTGGGAGGATCAATATCAACATCAATTTCTTTGTCTTTGTTCTTCTTCGGGCCCCCACTGAAGAGAAGACTGGAGTTCTAGGGAGAGTTATTAACAGAAACCATGATCGACAGAAGATGATGAGAGTTCTTTGAAGAAGATTAAAGAAAGATGAAAGCATCGAAGAGTAGAATGCAAAGAAATTGAGAGAGTTTGTAAAACTGttaagtgtaaaagaagaagaatgaggcgcataagtaaaggaatatgcggctaaaatcgtggtcatgattacctcgagaaccggcaaaaatattattaaatcatgGAGTAACACATGTTCCGGGTATTAAATGCAAAGAGACGTGCGTCTTATAAAGCATCAGAAACTTTTCAGAAGGGTTCAAAAAAATTTCCGCCAATAAAGGAATCTTCACTAACTTCCCGGTGGCACAAAGATGTGCCACCAGAAAGCAGAGGGACTATCTGTGTAGGACAAAATCGGTTTACATTAAATAATCGAATGACATAATGACACGTGGAACCGGGAATAGACGAAAGACAAAGCAAGTGGAAACCAAGGCCGAGGACAATAGCTTCGGTTGACATCGGGTTGGCCCCGAAAGAAACATTATCAACGAGAGCAAACAAATATTTGCTACCAgatgacattcaatgaagaatattccttaATATTAAATACacatccgttacagagaattGTGGCATTCATGACATGCTGTTATATATTCATCAATGGCTATTGTCATTTAAgtggggcttgatcctaggaccttgttccctaggtatagctataaaaaGTGGCTTCAACAACCATAGTAAGGGCCGAAaattctgacaaacttatgctacacattattccaagctaaataatattttttttcctgtCTAACGATATTCTTATTGCTGTTTTCGGAAGCTTTGTTCCCGGTTTCAAGTTGTCTGCTATTTTATCTTGATTTGAACGCTAAATTTTGcattttgtttaatttatttattattttgagaTCAAATCGATTtgtttgtctataaaccacgttatCAATCCAACTGTACCGTTTTTACAGGTAAACATTATCTCAACCAGATCTAATTATCCAATGGTCAGTGAAGCAGGCCAGCTATTATGGAAGAATTCTAGTATTAGTATGAGTTACGTACTTAAGTGGTACTATACATTTTCAGAATCGTTCTCCTCCCATTTACAAAATGCAcctttcttttttcccttttaatctTGATGGAGAACCCTTCCTAATTGCAAATGGAATTTAAATATTAAggttgaaagtttcaaagttcactagGTACAGCTTGACTTTGCTTGCAGATCGATGTTTATATTTTGCATAATAAGAAATAAATTGCAACCACCGAGAATCAACATTAAGAAGATATTACCGTAATAAAATAGCACCTCTTTTCAACAGCATGGCATGCAAGTTGCCATGATCAACACAACTATATTGTTTACGAAATGAACAATTGTTTTATGAAACTCATTGCTATATAAATGCATGTTTCAGATAAGTAGTATTCATACCCAATAAACCTAATCGTTTATTTGCCATGGCATTCACACATTCTCTCCTTGTATGCTTCTTACTTCAATTCTTCTTCTCTGCTTCTCATGCATCTCTCTCTTCTGATGAAATTTGCAGCAACACCCCTTTTCCTAACTTATGCAAATCTTTACTCCCTCAGAATAATTCTATTGATATTTATGACTCAGGAAGGCTCTCCATCCAGCTTTCCCTTTCAACAACTAGTCAGATTCTTAAATCAATCAATGATTTTCTCAATCCGATTAATCTATTACTGCCTAAAAGCACCAGTTCTGCCCTCCAAGATTGCAAGTTCCTCCTTGGCCTAAACGTTGATTTATTATCTAATGTTGCTGCCCTTACTAAGAAACCAAAAGATTTCCTTGAGAATACAGAAGCAGATGATGTAGTAACTTGGCTTAGTGCAACCATAACCAATAAACAAACTTGTTTGGATGGTCTTCTAGTTGCACCTTCAATTTTACAGGTTTCTAAGTTGATTACACCCTTAATTTCTAAAGGTACGCCGTAGTGTTGAAATCTTTGACAATCATGTTAAGAGTGCAAACTTTTTGTTTACTCCCTCTTGTCCAATTTAATTGATTTTTGGCCCTTTTTTTTTgtccacaatatttgattttttcagctATCAAAaaggaattaacttctttttCCCAAAGTTGTCTTTGGAGTGTCTTAGAATATCTgctatattttcaataaaaatatagaataaaggttaatatggttaatttcattattaattaatgttaaaagttaaattatttaatatacataaaaacaaccaaaaaatcaattaacGTGTACCGAAATGAGTACTTAATTATATTACTATGTCTCAGCACGCCCCCTTATATGTgagtgattttttttattaaccaGATACGTGAAAATATATGTTGTTTTTGCTTTTTCGGCGACGGTGTGATTTGAACCTAGGACCTCTTGTCTCCTTTGATACCATGTTACATTATATGACTACCTTATCTCAAAGTTTAAACCGTTAAAAGAAGCGTATTTTTAATTTACTCAATTACATTATGTCTCAACAGGAAGCATGACGTGTAGCGTGTCACTCGCGCTCTTTAAGAATGGGTGGAATCCTGATTCTATTTTAGGGAAGGTAATAAGTTGGAGTATGCTGAAAATTAGCCAAAAGGTAGTAGTAAATCCTGATGGAACTGGGGATTATACTACTATCAATGATGCAATCGCAGCTGCCCCGGACAATTGCCCAGCAAATGAAGGCTATTACCAGATATATGTGGTTGCTGGTGTATACCATGAGTATGTTTCTATTGCTAACAACAAGAAGTATTTGATGATGGTCGGTGATGGCATAGACAAGGCTATAATCACTGGGAATAGAAATGTACCTGATGGATGGACAACTTTCAATTCTGCCACTTTTGGTAAGTTCTTACCATCGAAATATGGAGTATTAAATTATTAATCCATCTTTTATCAATATGTAGAACTGAAAAACCAAATCTTTTATGGTTTATTAAATATCAGACTGCGGAACATATTACGTTTTTCGGTGCATATCTAAACACATCATATGGGGTTGACATATAATATTATAGTTTTAAGGAAGACAAAATTAATGCCATGCATGCATTTCCCCATGTTCTTCAATTCGCTAATggattatatattttattaaagtcTTATCTTGTTTAAACTTCTTAAATAACAACATGCTTGTCATCTAAATCTCCAAGGATTCTTTACTATATAAAGCCAGTTGTATATATAGAATTACTATACTATTATATTATCACCGAGACACCGACGAAAATTTAGGAGTTAAGGATTTGAAGTTAGTTGGGGGGAAGGGAGATAGAGGAAGCGAATAAGTATTCTCGAATCAATTACTGAAATGCTCACTCAACTTTCCCAAATTATCTcctaaagtcatttttctttcgtttgtaacaacaaagtcactgaaCATTGCTAAttgcactcagaaggtcactcaactagattttccaaattttgaattgtcaaatacctattttaccctctaaattataaacatttatattctttttattttattttaaactttttagtattaacaaaaaaaattcaaaaatttatttacacaattcagagtgaaagaaaataaaggttgtaaaatatatattccatacacgtaatataaaaataattatttaaataaagcatttttataatatacattatatattcttgaaaattatgctcaattatattattatgtttctaccaactttccgacgacacaaagttatgtcaccggaaagcatgGGGACTATATGTATAGGGTAAATTATGCTATGTTAAgtcgtgcatggaatatatataatataattgagcataatttaaATACCttcatttaaataattaattattacgtgcatggaatatatattttaaaacttttattttctttcattctgaattgtgtaaataaatttttgttgttgaactaaaattattattactaacaaattattctaattattttttttattatgctcattattttgttattccagcattatatatgcttaaatactttttatttttttaatttatatataatatttatttattttataggtaagtccataatgtaaactaaaagggaaaaatcataatattaaaagttaaaaataaaataaaaaggagataaatatttataatttagagggtaaaataggtatttggcaatccaaaatttgaaaaatttagtTGAATGACCTTTTGAGTGCAATAGGCATAGCTCAGTGAttttgttgttacaaacgaaagaaaaatgactttaggAGATAGTTTGAGATaattgagtgaccatttgagtaatggacTCAAGTATTGTGCAATTATTTGGAAGGAAGTAGGAACTAGGCACCACTTTTCTTTTTAAGATTAGCATAAACTTGATTTAACATGTTACATTAGATTACTTACAATTAAATATTTTATCAGAAAATCTATAATTATTCTTTCTATGGCATCTATCGAATTTCAAAAGTCAAACTTCTTAATTTTAACTATGAATTCTGACAtagaacttttaatttttttgaaataaaatttacatatttgaaaTCTATATAAAAGTTACTATAAGTCataataattaacaatttaaaatatttaaaaggtatATGAAAAAGTTGCGAGGAAAATTTTGTTTGACTCTCAAATCCGAACAGTGCCACATAAATTGTCATGCACACACGAGATAAACTATTTTTTATGGTTCTAAGTAGCGTTTGATACACATGCAGCTGTAGATGGACAAGGATTTGTGGCAGTAAACATTACCTTTAAGAATACAGCAGGAGCAGCAAAATTCCAAGCAGTAGCCGTTAGGAATAGTGCTGATCTATCCGCATTCTACCACTGCAGCTTTGAAGGGTATCAAGACACTCTGTACACATATTCCCTGAGACAATTCTACAAAGACTGTAATATCTATGGGACTATAGATTTCATATTCGGAAATGCAGCAGTTGTTTTCCAAAACTGTAACATATATCCACGCCTTCCATTGCGCGGCCAGTTTAATGCAATTACAGCACAGGGCAGAACAGACATTAACCAGAACACAGGCATATCCATTCACAAATGTACCATTACTCCCGCTTCTGACTTAGCTTCGTATAATGGCAGTAATCCAGTACGGACATACTTAGGCAGGCCATGGAAAGAGTATTCGCGAACTGTTTGTATGCAATCATTTATGGACAGTTTTATTCATCCTGATGGTTGGTCGATTTGGACAGGAGATTTTGCGTTAAGTACATTGTGTTATGCTGAATATAAGAACACGGGCCCAGGATCGGATACCAGTAACAGggttacttggcctggttatcatGGTGAGATTAACTTCCTGGATGCATCTTATTTCACTGTCTCCAATTTTATAGTGGGGAATTATTGGCTGCCTTGGACTGGAGTCCCTTACACTGGTGGTTTATATTTATAAGCAAGAtttttttattgactttttatttaatttggttgTGTTCTTAATTCAGTTAATTCCAAGTATCACTGTATCTTCTTTATTTGTTAGTTTGCCAGTTTGGTTCTTTGAATTTATATAAAAAGTTCATTAATTCAAGAAAAGATGTCAAGTCAATAAAATACTGGAATTAACTGTGTTATTGTCATTACATGAACAATTTATTACCTTCCATGTGTTAATTATTGAAAGTAGGAAATTTGTTTGGACTGAAGTTAACATTTTTTGGTCATTTACCCTGTAAACGTGTAAATAAACGTGTTCGTATCATTTGTATGCTTAAGGTTAAGTATTACTGTGTTTAAGCCGTGTAAAAAGTATGGTTAAAATGTACCCAAGGGACTACGGTTAAACATCAATGTTTTATCCCCCGTAACTTTAGGATTTGAAATTGATCAGTCAAAAAAAATAGGAGTCGGTGGACGGTGGTAAAAATCTCCTAGCTTTTTGGAAACTATAATAAGACACAAATTACCAACTTTCACTTTTAACCTCCGTCAATATGCTTGTTTCCCTCTAAGCTTCTGATCTAGAACAGAACAAAATTTGGGAAAATgctataacttcttttctcttattcGTTCCTTTTTTCAGCCATTTTGAGGAGAGGGTCAAGAGCAATTCTCCAGGCCCTTCTCCGTTACAATTTGGTAAAAGAACGCTAAGCAACAATATTTCCATTTATTTGTTTTACTATCTAATTCAACCAGAGTTAAAATTCCCATTAGAGATCAAACATGGCGGGAAATAATCGTAAGAGGAATGTCACGATTATCAGTGTATGTTCCTTAATCTTGGTGGCTATGGTAGTTGCAGTAGCCATAACCATGAAGGGAAAGGACTCAGATAATAATGGTCAAGATGTCACGACTTCGCAAAAAGCTATTGAATCCATTTGCCAAACAACACGTTATCAACATACATGTGTTGAGAGCCTGGAGTCCTCAGCTGAAGGCTCCTCAGATCCCAAAGAACTTATCCAAAAGTCATTTCAGGTGACAATGGAGAAAATTAAAGAAGCAATTGAGAATTCAACAATGTTGCAAAAACTCGAGAAGGATCCAAGAGCGAAACTTGCCCTTGAGAATTGTCAGAAGTTGGCATGGCAAGCCGTTAATGATCTAAATAGAACACACATCAAATTTGAGAGTTTTGAGTTCAATGATCTAAGTCATTGGATTGCTGATTTGAAGATTTGGTTAAGTGGTGCCATTACATATCAAGAAACTTGTTTGGATGGCTTTGAGAAAACCACTGGAGAGACAGAGGAGAAAATGAAAAGGGCATTGAATTCTTCGATGGAACTAACTAGCAATGCTCTTTACATGATCACTGAGATTTCATCTGTCTTCACAAGCCTCAATGCTGGCAGCTCTAGTCGTCGTCGTCGTCTCCTTTTCGACGAGGCCCCTGTCTTAGGTCATGGAAATGAGTTGTTGCCTGATTGGGTTGATATGAGAAGGCGCAGACTTCTTGCTGCTAAGGAAATCAAACCTGATATTGTTGTTGCCAAGGATGGATCAGGCAAATATAAGACTATTAACGAGGCTCTCAAAAACATCCCCAGTAATAGAAACCAGACTTATGTTCTGCACATCAAACAGGGTATTTATAATGAGAAAGTAGAGTTTACTAGCTCTATGACTAATTTGATGGTCATTGGAGATGGTCCAACAAAGACAAGAATCACCGGGAACCAAAACTTCAAAGATGGCACTCCCACCTATCTCACCGCAACTGCAGGTAAGTTTTGGCACAATAAATATACAATATTATTATAAAATACCATTTAGTTTCATAACAcgtactccctctgtttcactTTAATGACATTCTTAATTTCAAAATGAGTGataactttttatatttacaAACTCTTCAATTTTAAACTTAAGCAATATAAATATAATGGGAGTTTTAAGGGCATTTTTGGTATGTGCGAAAAGCTTTTCACTGTT of the Nicotiana tabacum cultivar K326 chromosome 7, ASM71507v2, whole genome shotgun sequence genome contains:
- the LOC107829810 gene encoding pectinesterase-like; the protein is MAFTHSLLVCFLLQFFFSASHASLSSDEICSNTPFPNLCKSLLPQNNSIDIYDSGRLSIQLSLSTTSQILKSINDFLNPINLLLPKSTSSALQDCKFLLGLNVDLLSNVAALTKKPKDFLENTEADDVVTWLSATITNKQTCLDGLLVAPSILQVSKLITPLISKGSMTCSVSLALFKNGWNPDSILGKVISWSMLKISQKVVVNPDGTGDYTTINDAIAAAPDNCPANEGYYQIYVVAGVYHEYVSIANNKKYLMMVGDGIDKAIITGNRNVPDGWTTFNSATFAVDGQGFVAVNITFKNTAGAAKFQAVAVRNSADLSAFYHCSFEGYQDTLYTYSLRQFYKDCNIYGTIDFIFGNAAVVFQNCNIYPRLPLRGQFNAITAQGRTDINQNTGISIHKCTITPASDLASYNGSNPVRTYLGRPWKEYSRTVCMQSFMDSFIHPDGWSIWTGDFALSTLCYAEYKNTGPGSDTSNRVTWPGYHGEINFLDASYFTVSNFIVGNYWLPWTGVPYTGGLYL